The Zea mays cultivar B73 chromosome 7, Zm-B73-REFERENCE-NAM-5.0, whole genome shotgun sequence DNA segment TATTGTTCTGCATTTTCTTCTGAAGATGGAAATGAAAAGACCAATCAACTATTCATCAGAGTACAAAACTTAAAACCATGAAACATTGAACTGCGGTAATTGCAACGGGATTCCACATTACAGCATCCATTACACTCCACATTCAAAAGAACAAAAGTTAACCAATGGCAGGTTTTTCCCATCAAACTATTATTCTTCATCAAATCCGTAACATAAAAGGGTATGGCAGAGGCGCACAAGCTTGACCGAGCCAGGGGAATGAAGGAAGGCTCACAGCGTCGAAAGCCGCACCTTGCCATTCGTCGCGGCAGGCCATTACGGGATGTCCCACGGCTTAGGCTCGGGGACAGCGACGACCATGCCATGCAGCTCCGGCGTGAGGACGACCTGGCAGCCCAGGCGCGCGTGCTTGTTGAGCTCGCGGTTCCTGGACGCGCGCGTGAGCACGTACCGCTCCTCGTAGGACGGTGGCGGCAGCTTGTCGAGCCACTCCTGCGCGATGTGGACCTCGCACTCGGCGGAGCACGCGTCGATATCCTCGAGGCGGTGGGAGGCCGGCTCGATGAGCTCCGCGTTGGCGAGCGCGCGGAGGAGTGTCTG contains these protein-coding regions:
- the LOC100284586 gene encoding uncharacterized protein LOC100284586, yielding MAIAARVLRRLPLHLYPSLARSFCAVSPAAASAAPASASAAPASAKVADRIVRVLAIDLEGARREVVGLSGQTLLRALANAELIEPASHRLEDIDACSAECEVHIAQEWLDKLPPPSYEERYVLTRASRNRELNKHARLGCQVVLTPELHGMVVAVPEPKPWDIP